Part of the Pseudodesulfovibrio mercurii genome is shown below.
CGGTCTTCCTGGCCAGTTCCACCGAGAAGCTGGTGGCCACGGCCGTGGAGGCCAGGACCGGGACGCCGATGCGGACCACCTTGAGCAGGATTTCCGAGGCCACCCGGCCGGTGGTCACGATGAGCTTGTCGTCCACGGCCACGTCGTCCAGGAAGCACTGGCCGCAGATCATGTCGATGGCGTTGTGCCGTCCGATGTCCTCGCGGAACAGGAGCATCTCGTCCGGGGTGCACAGGGAGGAGTTGTGGCAGCCGCGCGTGGTCTTGTACAGGACCGAGCGCTCGTGCAGCTCCCCGGCCAGGGCCAGGATCTGATCCGGGGTGACGCGCACGTCGCCGCCGACCTTGCGCTTGGAGATGGTCGCCACGTTGCGCCCGAAGTTGGTGCCCTTGCCGCAGCCCGAGGTGATGGACCGCTCCATGACCCGGTCCTTCCACGGGTCGTGGCAGACCTCCACCTCGGCCACCAGCCGGTCGCCCTCGTCGCGCACGGTCAGGTCCGTGAGCTGGGCCGGGCTGGAGATGAAGGCGTCGGACTTGAGAAAGCCCACGGCCAGGTACTCCGGGTACTTGGCCGTGCACAGCAGGGTGACCACCTCGCGCCCGTTGAGCACGATGGTCAGCGGCACCTCCCGGATGGCGCTGATTCTCTTGCGGGTGAACCCCCGCCGGTATTCGTGGACGTCGTATTCGTGTGTTTCCGCGCTCATGGCCGCCTCCGCTCCCTTCCGCCCCCTTCCTATAACCGGGGGGCGGGTTCGGGCAAGCGGACCCATTTTACCCTGACTCTCACACTGGGGCGGGCGGCGCTGACCTTAACAATTCTTGATGGACCGGCCGGTATCCCGGTGACCGGACGCCGCGATAAGGATTATGAACGGTCCGCTCCCGCCCGCCTTCCGCCCACGGGAAGGGGAGACTGTCGTCGGCAGTTGCCGGGGGGCTGGAAGAGAGCGGATTAACCAGGAGATGTCTATGGAAATTCAATCGTTGAGTTCCATGACCGGCATGATGGGAATGCAGGGCGGCATGATGAAGGCGACGGAGAAACCCGATGCCGAACAGATGTCCACCGACTTCCTCGACGCCATGGATTCGGACGGGGACGGCCAGCTCAGCCAGTCGGAGTTCTCCGTGGGCGATGGCGAGACCATCGACGACGAGGCCTTCGACGCCCTGGACACCAACCAGGACGGGTTCGTCTCCCAGGAGGAGCTCGAGGCCGACGCCCAGTCGAAGATCAATTCGATGTCGTCCATGTTCCAGGCCGGGAGCATGTTCTCCGGCATTGAGCAGACCGGCGACAGCGAGCAGTTTCAGCAATTGCTGGACATGATGGGGTCGTCCTCCTCGGACCAGGCGTCCGGGGCCTTGGCCTACGGCCAGATGCAGGACGGTTCCTACGACATGGGTTCGTACGCCTCGGCCCTGAGCCTGAGCGCGTGACCGGTCCCACAGACCTTCCTTAGGGACCTCGGTCCCCGGCCGCCCCTCGCGGGCGGCCGTTTTTTTTACCCCCGAAAGGAGGCGTGAGCGATGATCTACCCGGCCCCCATCCCCCTGGACCGCCTCAAGAGGGTCCTGAGCGTGCTGCGCGACAATCCCGGCCTGCCTCCGGCCGCCCTGGCCGAAGGGCGCGCGTCCGGCCCGGCCCGGTTTGATGCCCGGCTACAGGGCCTCGAGCAGGGAGGTCAGGGTGTCGCCCTGGGCCGTGTAGGTGGCGAGCAGGGCGTCGAGGGCGGCGTACTTGCGCTCCAGTGACGTCTCCAACGCGTCCAACCGTTTCTCCTCATTGTAAATCTGGTTGTCCAGGCTGGTCACGCTCTCCTCGTAGTGGTCGATGAGGATGGTCAGGGAGCCGGTCTCCGCGTTGGTCACCGTGTCCAGGGCGTCGGACAGCTCGC
Proteins encoded:
- the fdhD gene encoding formate dehydrogenase accessory sulfurtransferase FdhD, whose translation is MSAETHEYDVHEYRRGFTRKRISAIREVPLTIVLNGREVVTLLCTAKYPEYLAVGFLKSDAFISSPAQLTDLTVRDEGDRLVAEVEVCHDPWKDRVMERSITSGCGKGTNFGRNVATISKRKVGGDVRVTPDQILALAGELHERSVLYKTTRGCHNSSLCTPDEMLLFREDIGRHNAIDMICGQCFLDDVAVDDKLIVTTGRVASEILLKVVRIGVPVLASTAVATSFSVELARKTGITLIGNIRADSFWVYNDTGRIIGF
- a CDS encoding EF-hand domain-containing protein, with the protein product MEIQSLSSMTGMMGMQGGMMKATEKPDAEQMSTDFLDAMDSDGDGQLSQSEFSVGDGETIDDEAFDALDTNQDGFVSQEELEADAQSKINSMSSMFQAGSMFSGIEQTGDSEQFQQLLDMMGSSSSDQASGALAYGQMQDGSYDMGSYASALSLSA